One genomic window of Boudabousia tangfeifanii includes the following:
- a CDS encoding OsmC family protein produces the protein MTEKNADNLNVDPTAQNGPHDPLWAERIGERQYVARNARGAEVVVGMEEGQFSPGELLKIALATCNSLSADHSLARTFGKDFKATVGVSGDFNKEDDRYESFQVEIVVEDAEVDQEKAETTAHFANRAIDKYCTVGHTLAEGAPYKRALTFEPKEA, from the coding sequence ATGACTGAGAAAAATGCTGATAACTTGAATGTTGACCCCACCGCCCAAAATGGTCCACACGATCCCTTGTGGGCAGAACGCATTGGCGAACGCCAGTATGTTGCCCGTAATGCTCGTGGCGCCGAAGTCGTCGTGGGTATGGAAGAAGGACAGTTCAGCCCAGGCGAACTATTAAAGATTGCTCTCGCTACTTGTAACTCGCTTTCGGCAGACCACTCTTTGGCCCGCACCTTTGGTAAGGACTTTAAAGCCACGGTCGGCGTTTCCGGTGATTTCAATAAGGAAGATGACCGCTACGAAAGCTTCCAGGTTGAAATCGTGGTCGAGGACGCCGAGGTCGATCAGGAAAAGGCTGAAACCACTGCTCACTTTGCTAACCGAGCCATTGATAAATACTGCACTGTCGGCCACACCTTGGCCGAGGGCGCCCCATACAAACGTGCCTTGACCTTCGAACCTAAAGAAGCCTGA
- a CDS encoding DUF2505 domain-containing protein has translation MQFEFSYLYPKPLAAVRDMYCDKEFRKLRVGGRDLFRELEAHAEGDQIVVTSTVDMRDDFLPSGIADKVKRFVAKGASATIVEKVSEIQDGKVPVAVDIQTSGVPLKVNAQLLLSEAPEGQTKATWSGDFQVTIPLIGRTIERKVLEQTKRVERIELNAAKKYFQTH, from the coding sequence ATGCAATTCGAGTTTTCATATTTGTACCCGAAGCCGCTGGCTGCCGTTCGCGATATGTACTGCGACAAGGAATTTAGAAAATTGAGAGTGGGCGGCCGGGATCTTTTCCGTGAGCTTGAGGCTCACGCTGAAGGAGACCAGATTGTGGTTACTTCCACCGTTGATATGCGTGATGATTTCCTACCAAGTGGTATTGCCGACAAGGTCAAGCGATTTGTGGCTAAAGGTGCCAGTGCCACTATTGTCGAAAAGGTCAGCGAAATCCAAGACGGAAAAGTTCCGGTCGCAGTGGACATTCAGACCAGTGGCGTTCCATTGAAGGTCAACGCACAGCTTCTTTTGTCGGAAGCGCCAGAGGGACAGACTAAGGCTACTTGGTCGGGTGATTTCCAGGTGACCATTCCGTTGATCGGGCGCACCATCGAACGTAAGGTTTTGGAACAGACTAAACGAGTCGAGCGGATTGAACTTAACGCCGCTAAGAAGTACTTCCAAACACACTAA
- a CDS encoding sensor histidine kinase — translation MQTLTEIIQENCSETLSQADLDWLHVLVADWQILSDLAPADLILWLPTVDNRFIAVAHCRPATAVTVHLDDIIGLYMPATGSTELQKTLKSGRIIRDDAPRWAGSYSVQQIYVPVVRDGRTIAVVSCETNLGASTSSTSADRWFANSAEILMHMIASGEYPYEATPSSAFNGAPRVIDGVIRLDADGLVLGISPNARSCFRRLGVASKLVGEPLVEQVSAQVMPGKNTVDEALPLVLMGRAAWRTEVESPGATISFRALPLIRRGEREGAIVLCRDVSEVRRIEREIMSKEATIREIHHRVKNNLATVSALIRLQSRRSQNPEVKQALSEAERRVSTISTVHEALSHTLEGEFDYTPLARTILTNAALLASSDQQVSVRLEGDFGKVDADRASTLSTVLAELVANSVEHGYRNYGGEITVRVSREEDFARIIVSDEGEGFDPQRKGKGLGTQIVQSLVNAELHGYVDWVANDAGGTDAVVVGQVQQKKKSKA, via the coding sequence GTGCAGACATTGACAGAAATCATTCAAGAGAACTGTAGCGAGACTCTTTCTCAGGCAGATCTGGACTGGCTCCACGTTTTGGTAGCCGACTGGCAGATCCTGTCAGACTTAGCTCCTGCTGACCTGATTCTTTGGCTGCCTACAGTCGATAATCGTTTTATTGCGGTGGCTCACTGCCGTCCGGCGACCGCAGTAACTGTCCATCTTGATGACATTATCGGTCTTTACATGCCGGCAACCGGATCCACCGAACTACAAAAGACCTTGAAATCGGGTCGCATCATTCGCGATGATGCACCCCGATGGGCTGGCTCATATTCGGTACAACAGATTTACGTCCCGGTCGTTCGAGATGGCCGCACTATTGCAGTGGTTTCTTGTGAGACGAACCTAGGCGCTTCGACCTCTTCAACTAGTGCTGATCGTTGGTTTGCGAATTCTGCAGAGATTTTGATGCACATGATTGCTTCCGGAGAATACCCCTACGAAGCGACTCCGTCCTCGGCTTTTAATGGTGCCCCTCGAGTAATCGATGGGGTTATCCGACTTGATGCAGATGGTTTAGTTTTGGGCATTTCCCCGAATGCTCGTTCTTGCTTCCGACGTTTAGGGGTTGCTTCAAAATTGGTTGGAGAACCGCTAGTGGAGCAGGTATCTGCCCAAGTAATGCCTGGTAAAAACACGGTGGATGAGGCATTGCCTTTGGTGTTGATGGGACGTGCCGCTTGGCGTACCGAAGTGGAAAGCCCAGGAGCTACGATCTCTTTCCGTGCTTTGCCATTAATCCGACGTGGTGAACGAGAAGGCGCCATCGTGCTTTGCCGTGACGTTTCGGAAGTGCGTCGAATTGAGCGCGAAATTATGTCTAAAGAGGCGACAATCCGCGAAATTCACCATCGAGTTAAAAATAACCTAGCGACGGTTTCTGCTCTGATTCGATTGCAGTCACGTCGAAGCCAAAATCCAGAAGTTAAGCAAGCCTTAAGTGAAGCGGAACGCCGTGTCTCAACAATCTCTACGGTTCACGAAGCGTTATCCCATACTCTCGAGGGCGAGTTTGACTACACTCCTTTGGCTCGCACCATTTTGACTAATGCCGCACTGCTTGCCAGTAGCGACCAACAAGTTTCCGTTCGGCTTGAAGGCGATTTCGGCAAGGTTGATGCTGATCGGGCTTCGACGCTCTCAACGGTTCTGGCAGAACTAGTGGCCAACTCAGTAGAGCATGGCTATCGCAATTACGGCGGAGAGATCACAGTAAGAGTCTCACGTGAAGAAGATTTCGCCCGGATTATCGTTAGCGATGAAGGCGAAGGCTTTGATCCGCAACGTAAAGGCAAGGGGCTAGGAACACAAATCGTACAGTCTTTGGTTAACGCGGAACTTCACGGTTATGTTGACTGGGTAGCCAATGACGCTGGGGGTACCGATGCTGTGGTAGTAGGACAAGTCCAACAGAAGAAGAAATCCAAAGCGTAA
- a CDS encoding WhiB family transcriptional regulator produces the protein MEWRSEAACLEEDPELFFPIGSSAAALRQAEAAKAVCQRCPVMDECLNWALDNPAEFGIWGGTDESQRRDMRRNGSYTPPSVTSSNRPLSFEAALELSEQHYVA, from the coding sequence ATGGAATGGCGAAGTGAAGCAGCCTGTTTGGAAGAGGATCCCGAACTCTTTTTCCCGATAGGTTCTTCGGCTGCAGCCTTACGACAAGCAGAAGCAGCGAAAGCTGTCTGCCAACGTTGCCCAGTAATGGACGAATGCCTCAACTGGGCCTTAGACAATCCAGCAGAGTTTGGTATTTGGGGTGGAACTGATGAGTCGCAACGGCGAGATATGCGACGCAATGGAAGTTACACTCCTCCGAGCGTTACAAGTTCAAATCGCCCGTTAAGTTTCGAGGCTGCACTAGAGCTTTCCGAACAGCATTACGTGGCTTAA
- a CDS encoding FtsK/SpoIIIE domain-containing protein translates to MFWKLKTLFTLKLLADPAILQVIAPRLPVHPKAETENITAWLGSGYRRQKTLAKDLNHPRILTLSIGEHATICGPNALQNAHWWLAQALFSGQLDEVVEHIDQRTMVRHRLGAKATKASKAKRAHLYWPGSTDTPAKGETSLICQENNDYILPSSTHVVSPPPISLSPYWWNKLTTRVGAKKVPRLAERLTWLFNPRQLKQAQTIGRANLSVPIGFNPAEPQVFTHLDLAAAGPHALLAGTSGSGKSEALLTWLLLLCAQNSPQQLQLILIDYKGGATFDRLKSLPHLQGVLTDLQPTLTNRVIAALELELKRRENLFKDHRIVDFLEWETSGSAPLPRLIIAVDEFRELTQHAPNLMKHLTRLATQGRSLGMHLILATQHPRGVMDQQLRANCPLRICLRVTDPMDSADLIGSSVAAQISPTTPGRAWILHDSLESCQIHYFSSTQRQRICQTVLQANSDFMAKPFWGKALPQKLSSTDLTQIESDRNLLLATKAGEARDETDSSSNNLAIGLLDTSPMKDPETLVLKPGELLLWADRSSNPKLLEMIAAQAKKEKWELFVLTLEGNDLTTTTRGRVKPSDSESLSRSPLAISSQQWWHEIDCHIFDWHFPVNWLNISQLISRGPKLLLITHADQLWAHLNQQPQYLDNFQRELEKWRQLGLTVILQGSFDLAGTIWKHQADYCLLPVVADPIVQARWGLFNTDPLALPKMPTDAAGMGEMYFLVNDQKYLVKLLDSVSFPTGSTDTWEAPLGFSYGHSLKSSPTTTSENDLHSSSYLISGPCWQTFNPPRDSVIIGSKNRVIDSWLRLWPQGKEKPKRVVLSPTAFQAVPWEEIPANGTIFLCELPLGWKEELQIPWHLAESFRPGFLLARQQQSWHLLSSLQLE, encoded by the coding sequence ATGTTTTGGAAACTCAAAACATTATTTACCTTGAAGTTGCTTGCTGATCCGGCTATTTTGCAAGTAATTGCCCCGCGGTTGCCGGTGCACCCTAAAGCAGAAACCGAAAATATTACTGCTTGGCTAGGCAGCGGTTATCGACGGCAAAAAACCTTGGCAAAGGACCTTAACCATCCACGTATCTTGACGTTATCAATCGGAGAACATGCGACTATTTGTGGACCTAATGCACTGCAAAATGCCCACTGGTGGTTAGCCCAAGCACTATTTTCCGGACAACTTGACGAGGTCGTAGAGCACATCGACCAAAGGACTATGGTGAGGCATCGTCTAGGAGCTAAAGCCACTAAGGCTTCAAAAGCAAAACGGGCCCATCTTTACTGGCCTGGCTCTACTGACACTCCGGCCAAAGGTGAGACTAGTTTGATTTGTCAGGAAAACAACGACTATATCTTGCCTTCAAGCACGCATGTTGTTTCACCACCGCCAATCAGTTTGAGCCCATATTGGTGGAACAAACTTACTACTCGAGTCGGTGCGAAAAAAGTTCCTCGCCTTGCAGAGCGACTCACCTGGCTATTTAACCCAAGACAGTTAAAACAAGCTCAAACCATAGGTAGAGCGAACCTATCGGTACCAATCGGATTCAATCCAGCTGAACCCCAAGTTTTTACTCACCTGGATTTGGCAGCTGCAGGTCCGCATGCCCTGCTGGCTGGCACTTCCGGTAGCGGCAAGTCTGAAGCTCTTTTGACCTGGCTCTTGCTACTTTGTGCCCAGAATTCTCCGCAGCAGTTGCAGCTCATCCTAATCGATTACAAGGGAGGCGCCACCTTTGATCGTTTAAAATCTCTTCCGCACCTGCAGGGAGTCTTGACGGATTTGCAACCAACTTTAACTAATCGAGTAATCGCTGCACTCGAACTTGAATTGAAACGTCGAGAAAACCTGTTTAAAGATCATAGAATCGTTGATTTTCTAGAGTGGGAGACATCAGGCAGTGCTCCACTCCCCCGTTTAATCATTGCTGTAGATGAATTTCGAGAGCTCACTCAGCATGCACCGAACCTAATGAAACATCTGACTAGGCTAGCAACCCAAGGACGTAGCTTAGGAATGCATTTAATTTTGGCGACCCAGCATCCTAGAGGGGTCATGGACCAGCAGTTGCGTGCTAACTGTCCACTAAGAATTTGTTTACGAGTTACCGACCCAATGGACTCTGCGGATCTGATTGGTTCAAGCGTGGCAGCACAAATCTCTCCCACTACCCCTGGGCGAGCTTGGATCCTTCATGATTCTCTAGAAAGTTGCCAGATCCACTATTTTTCCTCCACACAAAGACAACGTATTTGTCAGACAGTATTGCAAGCAAATAGCGATTTCATGGCTAAACCATTTTGGGGCAAAGCGCTCCCACAGAAGCTCTCATCAACCGATTTAACTCAAATCGAGTCTGACCGAAATCTACTGTTGGCAACTAAAGCTGGCGAAGCAAGAGACGAAACAGATTCTTCTTCAAATAATTTGGCGATTGGGTTGCTAGATACATCGCCCATGAAAGACCCCGAAACGCTAGTACTAAAGCCCGGCGAGCTACTTCTTTGGGCCGATCGAAGTTCTAATCCGAAGTTGTTGGAAATGATTGCGGCTCAGGCCAAGAAAGAAAAATGGGAGCTATTTGTACTCACCTTAGAAGGCAACGATTTGACCACGACAACAAGAGGTAGAGTAAAGCCATCGGACTCAGAATCGCTTTCAAGGAGCCCTCTTGCTATATCTTCACAGCAATGGTGGCATGAAATTGATTGCCATATTTTTGATTGGCATTTTCCGGTTAATTGGCTCAACATCAGTCAACTTATTTCCCGAGGCCCAAAGCTGCTCCTGATTACGCATGCAGATCAACTCTGGGCTCACCTTAATCAACAACCACAGTATTTAGACAATTTTCAACGTGAGCTGGAAAAGTGGCGACAACTTGGTCTAACCGTAATATTGCAGGGATCCTTTGACCTGGCTGGAACCATCTGGAAACATCAAGCAGATTATTGCCTTCTTCCAGTCGTTGCTGACCCAATAGTTCAGGCTAGGTGGGGACTATTCAATACCGATCCTTTGGCTTTACCGAAAATGCCTACCGATGCAGCAGGGATGGGAGAAATGTATTTCTTGGTCAATGATCAAAAGTATTTGGTGAAGTTACTAGATTCGGTTTCTTTCCCTACCGGTTCAACGGATACTTGGGAAGCCCCTTTGGGCTTTAGCTATGGCCATTCATTAAAAAGTAGCCCAACGACCACATCAGAAAATGACTTGCATTCCAGCAGTTACTTGATTTCTGGCCCTTGTTGGCAAACCTTCAACCCACCTCGAGACTCGGTGATTATTGGAAGCAAAAACCGAGTAATAGACTCGTGGCTTCGCCTTTGGCCCCAGGGGAAGGAAAAACCAAAAAGAGTAGTCTTGTCACCTACTGCTTTCCAAGCAGTACCGTGGGAAGAGATTCCTGCCAATGGCACTATCTTCCTTTGTGAGCTTCCTTTGGGTTGGAAAGAAGAACTACAAATTCCATGGCATCTAGCTGAATCTTTTCGGCCGGGTTTTCTCTTAGCTCGGCAACAACAAAGCTGGCACCTACTGAGCTCCTTGCAACTCGAATAA
- the ligA gene encoding NAD-dependent DNA ligase LigA, giving the protein MEKSVLPDDDLFSLPELKEAKAITPEIKAEYQRLSTQIDKARQEYYDLSAEELEVTATTLSDEEYDRLFIQLQQLETEYPQLKTELSPSQSVGGGSTGNFPKVTHHARMMSLDDVFSLDEVKQWMTRMHALTGLEQLEFTAETKVDGLAISLTYEQGKLVRAATRGDGNIGDDVTPNVLTIKEIPLELAGENHPDLVEIRGEIYIPVAAFNEFNQQRKATNLELELLEKETGKRRPRLKLFVNPRNMAAGSLRQKDSLISASRPMAFVAHGVAIGQTQTLDLDLPTSVEEKAQNGFIEPKTLTGWFDLMSSWGLPTSPYNETVNTFAELEAYIKKYGDKRFTLHHEIDGVVVKVNRLKLQDDLGATARAPRWACAYKYPPVEVHTKLLDIRVQVGRTGRVTPYALMEKTLVAGSEVSRATLHNPGEVKRKEVLIGDTVVLRKAGDVIPEVLGPVKSLRTGAEKEFIMPQTCPSCHGPIGPAKEGDADFRCLNAKSCPAQLIERVAHLGSRGALDIEALGDKTAMALTQPDQDRDLVISALIEGEPVKLIDGQWLSLTPEQVADLDDVQKLALAEELIPQVEPVLHSEATIFDLTLEDLLPAITWRRVKADRKFGPHWKQERYFYNEPKKVKGSDELQLPEPSKIAHLLLAELQAAKTKTLWRQLVALSIRHLGPVAAREVAATFGTLDAIMNANVEEIAQVEGVGVIIAQSLKDWFEVDWHQNIIASWKRAGVTFLDDTPQVSSDALLAGMTIVISGSIEGYTRTSAQEAVRNLGAKAASSVSAKTDLLVAGEKAGSKLAKAEQLGVRVLPGTRFEEFLAKGPALFEAE; this is encoded by the coding sequence ATGGAAAAGTCTGTGTTACCCGATGATGATCTCTTCTCTTTGCCAGAACTAAAAGAGGCCAAGGCAATCACTCCCGAGATTAAAGCCGAGTATCAGCGACTTAGCACGCAGATCGATAAAGCTCGCCAAGAATACTATGACCTTAGTGCCGAAGAACTCGAAGTCACTGCGACCACCCTTTCAGATGAAGAATACGATCGACTTTTCATCCAGTTACAACAACTAGAAACTGAGTATCCCCAGCTAAAGACAGAACTATCACCCAGCCAATCTGTTGGCGGCGGCAGTACTGGTAACTTCCCGAAAGTTACCCACCATGCTCGCATGATGAGCTTGGATGATGTTTTCTCCTTAGATGAAGTCAAACAGTGGATGACTCGTATGCATGCCCTAACGGGGCTCGAACAACTAGAATTTACTGCTGAAACTAAGGTTGACGGGCTAGCAATTTCCTTGACATATGAACAGGGAAAGCTAGTACGTGCGGCCACTCGTGGCGATGGCAATATCGGTGACGATGTCACTCCAAATGTTTTGACTATCAAGGAGATTCCACTTGAACTAGCCGGTGAAAACCACCCAGATTTGGTGGAAATACGCGGTGAAATTTATATTCCGGTAGCCGCCTTTAACGAGTTTAATCAGCAGCGAAAAGCTACCAATCTCGAACTCGAACTACTAGAAAAAGAAACCGGCAAAAGACGTCCAAGACTTAAACTTTTCGTCAATCCTCGCAATATGGCAGCTGGCTCGTTAAGACAAAAAGACTCACTGATTAGCGCTAGCCGGCCTATGGCATTTGTGGCTCATGGTGTGGCGATCGGACAAACACAAACGCTTGATCTTGACTTGCCGACCTCGGTCGAAGAAAAGGCCCAAAATGGCTTTATCGAACCAAAAACACTAACCGGCTGGTTTGACCTAATGTCGAGCTGGGGGCTTCCCACCTCGCCTTACAACGAGACAGTAAATACCTTCGCTGAACTCGAGGCGTACATTAAAAAATATGGAGATAAGCGCTTTACCTTACATCACGAAATCGATGGGGTGGTAGTTAAAGTAAATCGCCTAAAGCTTCAAGATGACCTTGGGGCCACTGCCAGGGCACCCCGTTGGGCATGCGCCTACAAATATCCACCGGTTGAGGTGCATACCAAACTGCTCGATATTCGGGTCCAAGTAGGCCGGACAGGTCGGGTAACACCCTATGCCTTGATGGAGAAGACTTTAGTTGCTGGTTCAGAAGTTTCTAGGGCAACATTGCACAACCCAGGTGAAGTCAAGCGAAAAGAAGTACTCATTGGCGATACCGTGGTTTTGCGTAAAGCCGGAGACGTAATTCCGGAAGTGCTTGGTCCGGTAAAGTCGCTCCGTACTGGGGCCGAAAAAGAGTTCATCATGCCCCAAACCTGCCCTTCATGCCATGGCCCGATTGGTCCTGCCAAGGAAGGCGATGCGGATTTTAGGTGCCTGAATGCCAAATCCTGCCCCGCTCAACTGATTGAACGAGTTGCGCATCTCGGTTCTCGTGGAGCTTTGGATATCGAAGCCCTCGGTGATAAGACTGCCATGGCCTTGACCCAACCAGATCAGGATCGCGACCTAGTGATTTCTGCACTAATCGAGGGCGAACCAGTGAAACTGATTGACGGTCAGTGGCTTTCGCTTACGCCAGAACAGGTAGCCGACCTCGATGATGTCCAAAAACTGGCTTTGGCTGAAGAATTAATTCCCCAAGTCGAGCCAGTATTACATTCGGAAGCCACCATTTTCGACTTAACTCTTGAGGATTTACTCCCTGCTATTACTTGGCGACGAGTGAAGGCGGATCGTAAATTTGGCCCGCATTGGAAGCAAGAACGATACTTCTACAATGAGCCTAAAAAGGTTAAGGGTTCAGATGAACTACAGCTCCCAGAACCATCCAAGATCGCGCACTTATTGTTAGCAGAGCTGCAAGCTGCCAAAACCAAGACTTTGTGGCGACAACTGGTGGCTCTCTCAATTAGGCATCTTGGTCCAGTTGCAGCAAGAGAAGTCGCGGCAACTTTTGGCACTCTCGACGCCATTATGAACGCTAATGTAGAGGAAATAGCGCAAGTAGAGGGAGTAGGCGTCATTATTGCCCAGTCGCTAAAAGATTGGTTCGAGGTCGATTGGCATCAGAACATTATCGCATCTTGGAAGCGTGCTGGGGTGACATTCTTAGACGATACACCCCAGGTCTCTTCAGATGCTTTGCTAGCTGGTATGACGATTGTAATTTCTGGATCTATCGAGGGATATACTCGTACTTCCGCGCAGGAAGCGGTTCGAAATCTGGGTGCGAAAGCAGCTAGCTCCGTTTCAGCGAAAACCGACCTACTGGTGGCGGGTGAAAAGGCTGGCAGCAAATTGGCTAAAGCCGAACAGTTGGGCGTTCGCGTACTACCTGGTACTCGTTTTGAGGAGTTTTTGGCGAAAGGGCCAGCACTTTTTGAAGCTGAGTGA
- a CDS encoding phospholipase D-like domain-containing protein, with amino-acid sequence MKFFGRKVDPDNLATSATRALKWWLIGAATLQVGTVAGILTYDQFRKHRVPGGFKGFPHLPPTPAELADNNLTVYTNGQALYADMLQAIREAKESIYFETFIWKGDNVGKEFKKELIAAAQRGVKVYCIYDTFANLVVNPKFKIFPRNKNFHILRFPLMRPDLILLRMRMFGRTHRKVLVVDSKVGWVGGYNIGDLYATSWRDTQVRVEGPAVWELENAFVEFWNDFRKNDHPPLPDQGAKQWDTCIQAVVNAPNKILFPIRGAYIDAIARASKRIWITQAYFIPDPEFIAALIAAAKRGVDVKVLIPERSNHILADWAAAPHFQTLLAGGVEVWLYKHAMVHAKTATIDGRWATIGTANIDRLSLTGNFEINLSFHGESVAQVMEKVFQKDLTTSRRLDIKQWENRPTHWRVIERIIKPLGFWL; translated from the coding sequence ATGAAATTTTTTGGTCGAAAAGTTGATCCCGATAATCTCGCCACCTCAGCCACGCGCGCTTTGAAGTGGTGGTTGATCGGTGCCGCGACCTTGCAGGTAGGCACAGTTGCAGGGATTCTAACCTACGACCAATTCCGTAAACACCGTGTTCCTGGTGGTTTTAAAGGATTCCCACATCTACCTCCTACCCCAGCGGAACTTGCCGATAACAATCTCACCGTTTACACCAACGGCCAAGCGCTTTACGCCGATATGTTGCAAGCCATCCGAGAAGCCAAAGAAAGTATCTACTTCGAAACTTTCATTTGGAAGGGCGACAATGTCGGTAAAGAGTTTAAAAAAGAGCTAATCGCTGCAGCTCAACGCGGAGTCAAGGTTTACTGCATCTACGATACCTTTGCAAACTTGGTAGTAAACCCCAAATTTAAGATTTTCCCTCGAAACAAAAACTTCCATATTCTACGATTCCCCTTAATGCGCCCGGATTTAATCCTGCTACGTATGCGCATGTTTGGTCGCACCCACCGCAAAGTACTTGTAGTTGACAGTAAAGTTGGCTGGGTTGGCGGCTACAACATTGGCGATCTTTACGCGACGAGTTGGCGCGACACCCAAGTGAGGGTTGAAGGCCCAGCAGTTTGGGAACTTGAAAATGCGTTTGTTGAATTCTGGAATGACTTCAGAAAAAACGATCATCCCCCACTGCCAGATCAGGGGGCTAAGCAATGGGATACCTGTATCCAAGCAGTTGTCAACGCTCCGAATAAAATCCTCTTCCCGATTCGAGGTGCCTACATTGATGCCATTGCTCGGGCGAGCAAACGAATCTGGATTACCCAAGCATATTTCATCCCGGATCCCGAGTTTATTGCGGCCCTAATTGCAGCAGCTAAACGCGGAGTAGACGTTAAGGTATTGATTCCCGAACGCTCGAACCACATTTTGGCGGACTGGGCAGCTGCCCCGCATTTCCAAACACTACTGGCTGGAGGGGTCGAAGTTTGGCTCTACAAGCATGCGATGGTTCACGCAAAAACTGCCACCATCGATGGTCGTTGGGCTACTATCGGCACTGCGAATATCGATCGTCTTTCCCTAACCGGTAACTTCGAGATCAACCTCAGTTTCCATGGCGAGAGCGTAGCGCAAGTGATGGAAAAAGTATTCCAAAAGGATCTCACCACTTCTCGTCGCCTCGATATTAAACAGTGGGAGAATCGTCCAACCCACTGGCGTGTAATCGAGCGAATTATTAAACCACTAGGGTTCTGGCTCTAA
- the gatC gene encoding Asp-tRNA(Asn)/Glu-tRNA(Gln) amidotransferase subunit GatC, whose translation MSDFSSEMVMRLAQMSRIALTEAEAQDLADELAVITAAVEKVASVASDEIPATSHPLPLENVMREDVVGDTLDRDEVLAAAPMSADGMFKVAQILGEE comes from the coding sequence ATGTCTGATTTTTCTAGTGAGATGGTTATGCGCCTTGCTCAGATGTCAAGAATCGCCTTGACAGAAGCAGAAGCGCAGGATTTAGCCGATGAATTGGCCGTTATTACCGCGGCAGTAGAGAAGGTAGCAAGTGTTGCTTCGGATGAAATTCCAGCAACTTCACATCCGCTACCTTTGGAAAATGTAATGCGTGAAGATGTGGTAGGTGACACGTTGGATCGCGATGAAGTACTCGCAGCAGCTCCGATGTCAGCCGATGGCATGTTCAAGGTTGCCCAGATTTTGGGGGAGGAATAA